The Niastella koreensis GR20-10 genome includes a window with the following:
- a CDS encoding FecR family protein has product MTNDRLQYLLDRFLTNTATEEELQEYANWYKQQGEAGGPLFENDNSDGASDYKAGLFRSIINNIQLAEYGQQRGAVVRRMRFVKIAVAALVVLTGTLVLYNSLSTKPVTAVAGKQVVAQKPVVENQVTRKNTKPGEDTLTLPDHSVVLLTPGSSISYLEHFEAHARNIQLQGRALFEVTHDSTKPFTVTANGFATTALGTRFIVDGTRHVVSIRLLKGKIVVNATADAGMALQKVYLTPGQELRINTTTKQFARIMPGSKQLPNRISESEITMALSFEKTSLAVVFERLGKYYKTSILYDKAEVQGLSFTGDFQATDELDLALKVICNSNHLSFKKERDRIVISKQ; this is encoded by the coding sequence ATGACCAACGACCGGTTGCAATATTTACTCGACAGGTTTCTTACCAATACAGCTACAGAAGAGGAGCTGCAGGAGTATGCCAACTGGTATAAGCAACAGGGAGAAGCGGGCGGGCCGCTTTTTGAGAACGACAATAGCGACGGGGCTTCCGACTACAAGGCCGGGCTGTTCAGGTCTATAATAAATAATATACAATTAGCTGAATACGGGCAACAGCGGGGAGCTGTCGTGAGGCGGATGCGGTTTGTAAAAATTGCGGTGGCGGCACTGGTGGTACTTACCGGAACGCTCGTATTATACAATAGTCTTTCAACAAAACCGGTCACTGCCGTTGCCGGAAAACAGGTGGTAGCGCAAAAGCCTGTGGTTGAAAACCAGGTGACAAGAAAAAACACCAAACCGGGCGAGGATACACTTACGTTGCCCGACCATTCTGTAGTACTGTTGACACCTGGCAGCAGTATCAGCTACCTGGAGCACTTTGAAGCCCATGCCCGTAATATACAATTGCAGGGGCGCGCACTTTTTGAAGTTACACATGATTCCACCAAACCCTTTACGGTAACGGCCAATGGTTTTGCCACCACTGCGTTGGGCACGCGGTTTATTGTAGATGGCACCCGGCATGTTGTTTCTATCAGGCTGTTAAAAGGGAAAATAGTAGTGAATGCGACCGCCGATGCAGGCATGGCCTTACAAAAAGTGTACTTAACGCCGGGGCAGGAATTGAGGATCAATACCACCACCAAACAATTTGCCCGCATCATGCCCGGCAGCAAACAACTGCCAAACAGGATCTCCGAAAGCGAGATCACCATGGCGCTTTCTTTTGAAAAAACAAGCCTGGCTGTAGTTTTTGAGCGGCTGGGCAAATACTATAAAACCTCCATCCTATACGATAAAGCTGAAGTACAGGGTTTGTCGTTCACAGGCGATTTCCAGGCTACCGATGAATTGGACCTCGCGCTAAAAGTGATCTGCAACAGTAACCACCTGTCATTCAAAAAAGAGCGTGATCGTATTGTAATCAGTAAACAGTAG
- a CDS encoding SDR family NAD(P)-dependent oxidoreductase: MKLTGKVAIVTGGARDIGRAVSVKLAQEGAKVVVNYNSSVELAEETLALIKKAGGEGILVKADITKREEVVRLVTETKRAFGHEIHILANVAGGMVARKLIADMDEEFWDQVITLNVKSAFLMTKEVAPYMPAGSSIINFSSQAGRDGGGFGASAYATSKGAIATFTRAMAKELGPKGIRVNAVDPGMIATTFHDTFTKPEVRTAVANGTPLRREGQATEVADLVAYLAGNESSFITGANIDINGGTYFS, from the coding sequence ATGAAACTTACAGGAAAAGTAGCAATAGTAACCGGCGGTGCAAGAGATATAGGCAGGGCCGTTTCGGTAAAGCTGGCACAGGAAGGAGCAAAAGTGGTGGTGAATTATAACAGCAGTGTGGAACTGGCCGAAGAAACGCTCGCATTGATAAAAAAGGCCGGTGGGGAAGGAATTCTTGTAAAAGCGGATATCACCAAACGCGAAGAAGTGGTGCGATTGGTAACAGAAACAAAACGTGCTTTTGGACATGAGATCCACATCCTGGCGAATGTGGCAGGTGGCATGGTGGCCCGTAAACTCATTGCCGACATGGATGAAGAATTTTGGGACCAGGTGATCACATTGAATGTGAAGTCGGCTTTTTTAATGACAAAAGAAGTGGCGCCGTATATGCCTGCAGGCAGCAGCATCATTAATTTCTCTTCACAGGCCGGACGTGATGGCGGTGGTTTTGGCGCATCGGCCTATGCTACTTCAAAAGGTGCGATTGCAACGTTTACCCGCGCTATGGCCAAAGAACTGGGGCCAAAAGGGATCCGGGTAAATGCGGTAGACCCGGGCATGATAGCCACTACCTTCCATGATACCTTTACCAAACCTGAAGTACGTACAGCGGTGGCCAATGGAACACCTTTACGTAGAGAAGGGCAGGCGACTGAAGTGGCCGACCTGGTAGCTTACCTGGCCGGTAATGAAAGCAGCTTTATCACCGGCGCCAATATTGATATCAACGGCGGTACTTACTTTTCATAA
- a CDS encoding RagB/SusD family nutrient uptake outer membrane protein — MKRIQLIITGFLLSGAVACKKDFIQLTPPDTYTANNFYKTETQFQSAIIAAYAPLRDVLVNDFFTSEMHSDNTIYQPYPDQGTAYVQRRNIADFTNTSTNAYANATWQHSYTGISRANVIIQSLLQAPNISDSVRRSIDGQAKFLRALNYYKLVQLYGALPLFLKVVEKADDAFIPRTGVDTIYQQIIADAQDAVNELALPGKFPQTGIATKGAATMLLADVYSQQKRWSDVEALLNTLPAMGYSLYVNYADAFLPANNNGTESLFAIQFLGGPTTTTGVTPNPLSIAFIPRSKNATLLTGITTDNTGSGGWNTPSSDLIADFEANDKRLDASIGIIEGAYDGSYYFTYSAAKSILNYTPAAGKIGIPYIKKYLHAPLPFTTGSSDDFPVYRYSEALLLLAEALNEQGKPADALVPLNKVRTRAGLTAITTTDQAQLKTIIFHERRVELAFEDHRWEDLLRSGKTNALAVINAFGVKIRQELGYLPSDSHVVTGHNLLFPIPQTDLDLNTKLTPNP; from the coding sequence ATGAAAAGAATACAGCTTATTATCACCGGTTTTTTACTGAGCGGAGCAGTGGCCTGTAAAAAGGATTTTATACAACTCACGCCTCCTGATACATATACGGCCAATAATTTCTATAAAACAGAAACCCAGTTCCAGTCGGCCATTATAGCGGCGTATGCCCCCTTGCGCGATGTACTGGTGAACGATTTTTTTACTTCGGAAATGCATAGCGATAACACTATTTATCAGCCATATCCCGATCAGGGAACGGCCTATGTACAGCGAAGGAATATTGCCGATTTCACCAATACCAGTACCAACGCCTATGCCAATGCTACCTGGCAGCACAGTTATACCGGCATCAGTCGCGCCAATGTGATCATTCAAAGTCTGCTGCAGGCGCCCAATATTTCCGACTCCGTACGCAGGAGCATCGACGGACAGGCCAAATTCCTGCGTGCGCTGAACTATTATAAATTGGTGCAATTATATGGCGCCCTGCCTTTGTTCCTGAAGGTAGTTGAAAAAGCAGATGACGCTTTTATTCCCAGAACAGGTGTTGACACTATTTATCAGCAGATCATTGCCGATGCGCAGGATGCGGTGAATGAGCTGGCGCTCCCAGGCAAGTTCCCGCAAACGGGTATTGCCACCAAAGGCGCGGCCACCATGCTGCTGGCCGATGTTTATTCCCAGCAAAAGCGCTGGAGCGATGTGGAAGCCTTATTGAATACGCTGCCAGCTATGGGTTATAGTTTGTATGTCAATTATGCCGATGCTTTTTTACCGGCCAATAACAACGGTACCGAATCACTGTTTGCGATCCAGTTCCTGGGCGGGCCTACCACCACTACGGGCGTTACCCCCAATCCACTTTCCATAGCATTTATTCCCCGCAGCAAAAACGCAACGTTGTTAACCGGCATCACAACAGACAATACAGGATCGGGCGGCTGGAACACCCCCAGCAGCGATTTGATTGCGGATTTTGAAGCTAACGACAAACGCCTCGATGCCTCCATAGGTATTATTGAAGGCGCCTATGATGGCAGTTATTACTTCACCTATTCAGCTGCTAAAAGTATCCTTAATTATACGCCTGCTGCCGGAAAGATCGGCATCCCGTACATAAAAAAATACCTGCATGCTCCGTTGCCGTTTACTACAGGCTCCAGTGATGATTTTCCTGTTTACCGTTATTCAGAAGCCTTATTGCTGCTGGCTGAAGCGTTGAACGAGCAGGGCAAACCGGCCGATGCATTGGTGCCATTAAATAAAGTGAGAACAAGGGCCGGGCTTACCGCCATTACCACTACCGACCAGGCGCAGCTGAAAACTATCATTTTCCACGAACGCCGCGTAGAACTGGCATTTGAAGACCATCGTTGGGAAGACCTGTTACGTTCAGGAAAAACCAATGCCCTGGCCGTGATCAATGCCTTTGGGGTAAAGATCCGCCAGGAATTAGGCTACCTGCCTTCAGATTCACATGTGGTAACCGGGCATAACCTGTTGTTCCCAATACCTCAAACTGATTTAGACCTGAATACTAAATTAACTCCAAACCCGTAA
- a CDS encoding SusC/RagA family TonB-linked outer membrane protein: MQTRTKILRWAVYLGLAFLSIPASAQQSAKITGVVLDESGDPVAGSIISVNPSGTTDTVRTYSDKNGNFAMLNLKAGNKYDVLVQSFGYKNFIKRSFVVTATDNNSLFVRMSPASNILDQVVVTYGTQRRSLVSGAIAEVKSSTLQDMPVSQFAQQLQGKVAGVQVNQTSGQPGRGIGFIVRGAASFTSSNQPLFVVDGIPVTGSINNINPAEIESYSFLKDAASSALYGSRAANGVVMITTRHAKQGGPSVEVSSYYATQKIPMERVPKMMNARQFATFMKEREDDARIYEPATTFTKDYDTTYADPGKYGAGTNWYKLLTRAAPMYNIDVVMQGAREHSRSLFMLGYQEQQGVIINNGTRLYSARFNHEVSAINERLKMGVNLAPSYRVDHNNRLGTDGVSGYFERFFEASPLISPYNPDGSYVRNVSSPGMVSYINPLAIYNLTNDDYYTTRLLGNAYANLEVIPGLFVKTNIGVDKGGETRKYFQGGLVGATQGQPTGASSAVDNYSWTAEGYLVYKKTIAKDHNIEALAGYSAQKFSTYSNSVSGSGFTSDDLTYLNAASSTSGSSSGGAYSLLSTISRLNYDYKKTYLLSVAMRRDGSSKFGWDKQYGNFPSVSAGWIVSNERFMNKIPAISFMKVRASYGVTGNNFFDSYLSQATIGTYYYDLNNVVTQGQTISNVGNSILEWERNRQFDIGFDLNLFDNRISFTYDYYHKVTDGLIQQRPLPTSSGFTQIISNVGALKMWGHEFTVNTVNLEGRKLKWNTTLILSMDRNLITNLVDPGFIRRNTTVSSDYYRQQVGHHLGEFYGFVYEGLYKDAADLAKSAKYQVTAGNPNGNSDIGTIKVKDINGDGVIDDVNDRTFIGNPTPTFTGGLVNRFAYGNFDLNIDMTYSVGGKILNAAKWAYQTNMDGSRVPLAAALDHWRSVDEPGSGMYPRTKSGTTAMGRQVNSQWIENGSYLALKNIALGYTIRMKSVPWLNACRVYASIQQAYIFTKYTGMNPEANVSNTDPTQGVGVDENAYPIPRTFSLGVNLSIK; the protein is encoded by the coding sequence ATGCAAACAAGAACCAAGATTTTAAGATGGGCTGTATACCTGGGACTGGCGTTCCTGAGTATACCAGCTTCGGCCCAGCAATCGGCCAAAATAACGGGCGTGGTACTGGATGAAAGCGGAGATCCGGTAGCCGGTTCAATAATATCTGTGAACCCAAGCGGAACTACGGATACGGTACGCACTTACAGCGATAAGAACGGAAACTTCGCGATGCTGAACCTGAAAGCCGGCAACAAGTACGATGTGCTGGTGCAAAGTTTTGGGTATAAAAACTTCATTAAACGTTCATTCGTGGTAACTGCCACCGATAACAACAGTTTGTTTGTTCGCATGTCGCCTGCCTCCAATATCCTCGACCAGGTGGTGGTCACCTACGGTACCCAGCGCCGGTCACTGGTATCGGGCGCCATTGCGGAAGTGAAATCATCCACGTTACAGGATATGCCGGTATCGCAGTTTGCGCAACAATTGCAGGGAAAGGTAGCAGGTGTTCAGGTGAACCAAACCAGTGGTCAGCCGGGACGGGGCATCGGTTTTATCGTTCGTGGCGCCGCCTCTTTTACTTCCAGCAATCAGCCGTTGTTTGTGGTGGATGGAATACCGGTAACCGGAAGTATCAATAATATCAATCCTGCGGAGATCGAGAGTTACAGCTTTTTGAAGGATGCCGCATCCAGCGCTTTATATGGGTCAAGAGCTGCCAACGGCGTGGTGATGATCACTACCCGGCATGCCAAACAGGGAGGCCCCAGTGTGGAAGTAAGTTCTTATTACGCCACGCAGAAAATTCCCATGGAGCGCGTACCAAAAATGATGAATGCCCGGCAGTTTGCTACCTTCATGAAGGAGCGCGAAGACGACGCCAGGATCTATGAACCGGCCACCACGTTTACAAAAGATTATGACACTACCTACGCAGATCCCGGCAAATATGGTGCAGGTACTAACTGGTACAAGCTGTTGACGCGTGCTGCCCCCATGTACAATATCGATGTGGTTATGCAAGGGGCGCGTGAACATTCAAGGTCGCTTTTCATGCTTGGTTACCAGGAGCAGCAGGGGGTTATCATAAACAATGGCACCAGGTTATACAGCGCGCGTTTCAACCATGAAGTGTCGGCTATCAACGAACGCCTTAAAATGGGGGTGAACCTGGCGCCCAGCTACCGCGTTGACCATAATAACCGGTTGGGTACCGATGGCGTGAGCGGGTATTTCGAGCGCTTTTTTGAAGCAAGCCCGTTGATCTCACCTTATAACCCCGATGGCAGTTATGTACGTAATGTATCATCCCCCGGGATGGTGTCGTATATAAACCCGCTGGCAATTTATAACCTCACCAACGACGACTATTATACCACGCGCCTGCTTGGGAATGCATATGCTAACCTGGAAGTTATTCCCGGCTTATTTGTAAAAACCAATATTGGTGTTGATAAAGGCGGCGAAACAAGAAAATATTTCCAGGGCGGGTTAGTGGGTGCTACCCAGGGACAGCCAACCGGTGCAAGCTCGGCGGTAGACAATTATTCGTGGACGGCAGAGGGCTACCTGGTGTATAAGAAAACAATTGCCAAAGACCATAACATAGAAGCGCTGGCGGGCTATTCGGCACAAAAATTCAGTACCTACAGCAACAGCGTTAGCGGATCGGGCTTTACCAGTGATGACCTCACTTATTTGAACGCTGCCTCCAGCACTTCGGGCAGCAGCTCCGGCGGTGCGTACTCCTTATTGTCCACCATTAGCCGGTTGAATTACGACTACAAAAAAACATACCTGCTTTCGGTAGCCATGCGGCGCGATGGGTCGTCGAAATTCGGCTGGGATAAACAATATGGTAATTTCCCCTCCGTATCGGCGGGCTGGATCGTCAGCAATGAGCGTTTTATGAATAAGATCCCCGCCATCAGCTTCATGAAAGTACGTGCAAGCTATGGCGTAACGGGTAACAACTTCTTTGACTCTTATCTTTCCCAGGCTACCATTGGCACCTATTATTACGACTTAAACAATGTGGTAACGCAGGGCCAAACCATCAGCAATGTGGGCAATAGCATCCTGGAATGGGAGCGCAACAGGCAATTCGATATTGGTTTTGATCTTAATCTTTTCGACAACCGCATCAGCTTTACATACGACTATTATCATAAGGTCACTGATGGTCTTATACAACAGCGTCCGCTGCCTACTTCTTCCGGTTTTACCCAGATCATCTCGAACGTTGGCGCCCTTAAAATGTGGGGACATGAATTCACTGTCAATACAGTTAACCTGGAAGGAAGAAAGCTGAAATGGAATACCACGCTTATTTTGTCAATGGACCGGAACCTCATCACTAACCTGGTTGATCCCGGTTTCATTCGCCGCAATACTACCGTTTCGAGTGACTATTACCGCCAGCAGGTGGGGCATCACCTGGGTGAGTTTTACGGGTTCGTATACGAAGGATTATACAAAGATGCGGCCGACCTGGCCAAGAGCGCCAAATACCAGGTTACCGCCGGCAATCCCAATGGTAATTCTGATATAGGTACCATAAAAGTGAAAGACATCAATGGCGATGGCGTTATTGACGATGTGAACGACCGTACGTTCATTGGCAATCCTACACCCACTTTTACCGGTGGTTTGGTGAACCGGTTTGCTTACGGAAATTTTGACCTCAACATCGACATGACGTATTCAGTAGGTGGTAAAATTCTGAATGCGGCCAAATGGGCTTACCAAACCAATATGGATGGCAGCCGTGTTCCTTTGGCAGCAGCGCTTGACCACTGGCGTTCGGTAGATGAACCTGGTTCGGGCATGTATCCACGTACTAAAAGCGGAACTACGGCCATGGGACGGCAGGTGAATTCACAATGGATAGAGAATGGTTCTTACCTGGCCTTAAAGAATATAGCGTTGGGTTATACCATCAGAATGAAAAGCGTTCCCTGGCTGAATGCGTGCCGGGTGTACGCCTCCATACAGCAGGCCTACATTTTCACTAAGTATACGGGCATGAACCCCGAAGCTAATGTGAGCAATACCGATCCAACACAGGGAGTGGGTGTTGACGAAAATGCCTATCCTATTCCCAGAACTTTTTCCCTTGGTGTAAACCTGTCTATCAAATAA
- a CDS encoding RNA polymerase sigma-70 factor — MLPNLKKISNSSNHTASLLWTAIRQGDEKAFELLYNNTVLPLTNQAYNILKDKELVKDILQDVFVSLYTRRNELPTDLNIVGYLTNAVKYKVSTHLRDQLSRHTHHVNMLNQEQQTAFTQPFPYEQRELKNRIRESIDTLPEKCRQAFMLNHYGSMSYKDIAQEMGISVKTVEKHIGKALQVLRRELNEEKLIPVALILLSTLPQNL, encoded by the coding sequence TTGCTGCCAAATCTGAAAAAAATCTCTAATAGTAGTAACCATACCGCTTCTCTACTATGGACTGCGATACGACAGGGCGATGAAAAAGCCTTTGAACTGTTGTATAATAATACCGTACTGCCCCTCACCAACCAGGCTTATAATATTTTAAAGGACAAAGAACTCGTAAAAGACATTCTGCAGGATGTGTTTGTAAGTTTATATACCCGGCGCAACGAACTGCCCACCGACCTGAACATTGTTGGGTACCTGACCAATGCGGTAAAATATAAAGTATCCACCCATTTGCGCGACCAGCTTTCGCGCCATACGCATCATGTAAACATGCTGAACCAGGAACAACAGACTGCCTTTACCCAGCCGTTCCCTTATGAACAAAGGGAATTGAAGAACCGCATCCGGGAAAGCATCGATACCCTGCCTGAAAAATGCCGGCAGGCATTTATGCTGAACCATTATGGCAGCATGAGCTATAAAGACATTGCGCAGGAAATGGGCATCTCCGTTAAAACAGTGGAGAAACATATCGGAAAAGCCCTGCAGGTTTTACGCAGGGAATTGAATGAAGAAAAACTGATCCCGGTTGCGCTGATACTTTTGAGTACACTCCCGCAGAATCTGTAG